From a single Arthrobacter sp. SLBN-112 genomic region:
- a CDS encoding AlbA family DNA-binding domain-containing protein, which translates to MNNDIPSAMAPLLAKAFTTGIETTIAQIAELLGLPEGDPLTAVQAVVQTIEVWGLELNPDQGRGTFRSSRVLRIPEISSSSAEIGKLIALGEGPGIEFKSSLLCSIRDWRQHGSLTELPALPGEVLKTLCAFLNSDGGELLIGVDDDGELCHGIERDLDLKAWDFDKWQLHLVSLIEGRFLDGAMVMPYIRIQPHWLDNSPIVHLTVMQRTARSFVRREKARPYEFFVRNGSRTDSLDLPSFYAHLQSRSDL; encoded by the coding sequence ATGAACAACGATATCCCCTCCGCCATGGCACCACTTTTGGCGAAAGCGTTCACCACCGGCATTGAAACCACCATTGCTCAAATTGCGGAATTACTTGGCCTTCCTGAGGGGGACCCCCTTACTGCCGTGCAGGCGGTTGTACAAACAATTGAAGTCTGGGGATTGGAGCTCAACCCCGACCAAGGTCGGGGCACTTTTAGGTCCTCGCGAGTCCTCCGTATCCCCGAGATCAGCAGTTCAAGCGCGGAGATTGGCAAGTTGATAGCACTAGGTGAGGGACCAGGCATCGAGTTCAAAAGTTCGCTCTTATGTTCAATCCGTGATTGGCGTCAGCATGGCAGCCTTACTGAACTTCCTGCTCTACCCGGGGAAGTCCTCAAAACCCTTTGCGCTTTCCTGAACAGTGACGGGGGCGAGCTACTGATTGGAGTAGACGATGACGGAGAGCTATGTCACGGTATTGAACGCGACCTGGATCTCAAAGCCTGGGACTTCGACAAGTGGCAGCTGCACTTAGTCTCGCTCATCGAGGGGCGCTTCCTCGACGGTGCAATGGTGATGCCCTACATCAGGATTCAGCCACACTGGCTTGACAACTCACCAATTGTGCATTTGACGGTGATGCAGCGTACTGCCCGCTCTTTCGTGCGACGGGAAAAAGCCCGACCCTACGAATTTTTTGTCCGGAATGGTTCGCGAACCGATTCGCTGGATCTTCCGTCGTTCTATGCTCACCTACAGTCGCGCAGCGACCTCTAG
- a CDS encoding DEAD/DEAH box helicase yields MPLDIVETFNHLRESYFRYYDTPFGLADENLEAERRRILDKDNGVYREPFIELRPEYKASSRSFEDSARQANASKELAEFARTGLIPADRELYTHQESALISVVKDKRNVVVTAGTGAGKTEAFLLPLLSNLLTESSSWTGRGSHFAPWWRRSNGPFVPHRETETGRAKAVRSIILYPMNALVDDQLIRLRKALDSDAARTWLDKNRRGHRFYFGRYTGATPVTGALDNKVAVGNLRSYLQDIDHRSTQMQQLDDESKYFMPNLGGAEMVSRWDMAHAAPDILITNYSMLNVLLLRERDSRYFDSTREWLEASSDHRFTFIVDELHSYRGTAGTEVALLIRNLKMRLGLAENSSQFQVIAASASLESNRDEAFVEEFFGVPRESFDFLSGQLIRSQDAALDLSKTAFASPERTPGHTDELTAASALSNIFFLGENGEPQSKPQAKSLKQMEIHLFPSLPERSRRQALQKLLKAAAASSGKTSGVKWPLLRSHLFFRNVPGMWACTDPACPEVQEGASQTRPVGRLYSDPVSRCLCGSRVLEFLYCQNCGDVFLGGYVPTGSTQPPGKPVTLLADLSDIEHLPDQVGLERTANNYLLYWPQKQNPDLEDREWTADGKKVEYAFRRSILRPETGELRPTASNDHTGWTFQVATPASKRGQNSGEFKRNPEQLSPFPTRCPNCADDWEITHTADGPVAAADIKRQRSPIRAMRTGFEKINQVLITELLQDLEPANRKTIVFTDSRQDAAKLSSGISLRHYQDLLRLLLRTELAAADQVLADIPVAKEHIVDGKKTAESKDAIKRLRSKDLNAFTLLQDVWDLESEVPEDEAIRQLAQSPSLPVLTDRVSQRLVEMGINPGGPSASLQQTDEKSPSSWSLIYRWDPSPARKTDLSTAQKKLEDAIDKNLQKEIIDGLFSGVGRDYESLGLGWVGLVGSVTPAENIPSSPAAMAQSSLRILAGMRRFAGMRNGSNTPPRKLKTFWQAVTLKFDMDIDDVQTSVQKVWGDAVSDFLIHADKATIYQPSSSEWTCQNCRRRHLVYGCGLCTYCGKDLPEATAHGTDLDYYGHKATHEQGQFRLTAAELTGQTDRLAAQSRQARFQNVFLNQTENKKSDGIELLSVTTTMEAGVDIGALDSVILANMPPSRFNYQQRVGRAGRRLTPMAVSLTVCRGRSHDEYYFGRPELITNEPTPKPYLALNRPEIYTRALRSETLRRAFIDFADVLVMDDEFSGLGNNTHGQFGLVSGWAKVKPLLSRWLENNGSTVEKAVNGLATYTNLGQDDLDAARASIASLVEDISVVAFSDVPGHSDLSQRLAESGLLPMFGFPSKVRDLYLKKPSSAFPWPPDNVIDRDAAMAVNQFAPGSELVRDGKIYPVIGAASFYPAGRTVAAEDNALGDQRLIDVCRQCAYVEEKPSGSEYAGGPCPQCGADSGIFSTIDLREPKGYRAGTPRDFDGNFSWSPKSTSTRAVADLQRLLSVSLPGSVAYSGRGKRYVINDNSGKSFQFKQALPNDYWGGYVAIAPDGTSAVHTDQSESSIAAALGTIQPTDFLFYGPRSAVIKSQGLRLDLSSGIPQQHGSYDSIQGRRAAWYSLSFLMRTVAAKKLDIQSQEFNAGIYTGLKDGQPTTFAFLADTLENGAGFSSHLGSPEILQEYLAEVDTYLDELAGEHSLECSSSCYRCLRDYSNMAYHALLDWRLARDLKAVLDGHSLTVELDKQRQAMKNWASVYNVSTLQNDFAACAIWDKPAEGRIAVILRHPLESGEAALLSDRLAKATAQINAEQVGLDGVVYVDTFMLDRNPSHVINLFRSLRTNG; encoded by the coding sequence ATGCCTTTGGACATAGTCGAAACGTTTAATCACTTACGGGAGTCATACTTTCGTTATTACGACACACCGTTCGGACTCGCTGATGAAAACCTTGAGGCAGAACGACGTCGGATCCTGGACAAAGACAACGGCGTCTACAGGGAACCCTTCATCGAACTGCGCCCCGAATACAAGGCATCCAGCCGGTCCTTCGAGGATTCAGCAAGACAAGCCAACGCCTCGAAGGAGCTTGCTGAGTTCGCGCGGACCGGCCTCATCCCTGCAGATCGGGAGCTGTACACACACCAAGAGTCAGCCCTGATCTCGGTCGTAAAGGACAAACGCAACGTGGTGGTGACCGCGGGCACCGGTGCGGGCAAGACGGAAGCCTTCCTCTTGCCCCTACTTTCTAATCTTTTAACCGAATCAAGCTCCTGGACTGGTCGCGGATCACATTTCGCCCCCTGGTGGAGACGATCCAATGGTCCATTTGTTCCACACCGGGAGACAGAAACAGGACGTGCCAAAGCCGTTCGCTCCATCATTTTGTATCCCATGAACGCGCTGGTTGACGATCAACTTATCCGGCTGAGGAAAGCACTGGACAGTGACGCGGCCCGGACCTGGTTAGATAAGAACAGACGCGGACACCGCTTTTACTTCGGTCGGTACACGGGGGCAACGCCCGTCACAGGAGCGCTGGACAACAAAGTTGCCGTGGGAAATCTGCGCTCCTATCTTCAAGATATCGATCACCGCAGCACCCAAATGCAGCAACTCGATGACGAGTCTAAGTACTTCATGCCCAATTTGGGCGGAGCGGAAATGGTCTCCCGATGGGACATGGCCCATGCCGCCCCTGACATCCTCATTACCAATTATTCGATGCTCAACGTCCTGCTCCTGCGCGAGCGTGACAGTCGGTACTTCGACTCAACTCGTGAGTGGCTTGAAGCCAGCTCCGACCATCGATTCACATTCATCGTCGACGAGCTGCACTCCTACCGAGGTACCGCCGGCACAGAAGTTGCGCTGCTTATTCGCAACCTGAAAATGAGGCTCGGACTGGCCGAGAACTCCAGCCAGTTCCAAGTCATTGCAGCTTCCGCCTCCCTGGAATCCAATCGGGACGAAGCCTTCGTCGAGGAATTCTTTGGTGTGCCGCGCGAATCATTCGACTTCCTTTCCGGACAGCTCATCCGCTCACAGGATGCGGCCCTTGACCTGTCTAAAACGGCATTCGCAAGCCCGGAGAGAACCCCCGGGCACACGGACGAGCTCACGGCAGCCAGTGCCCTCAGTAACATCTTTTTCCTTGGCGAAAACGGGGAGCCCCAATCGAAACCGCAGGCGAAGTCCCTAAAGCAGATGGAGATTCATCTATTCCCCTCGCTGCCTGAAAGATCGCGCCGCCAGGCGCTGCAGAAGCTCTTGAAAGCCGCTGCAGCGTCTTCGGGGAAAACAAGCGGGGTCAAATGGCCTCTCCTGCGAAGCCATCTTTTTTTCCGTAACGTGCCGGGTATGTGGGCCTGCACGGACCCGGCCTGCCCTGAAGTTCAGGAAGGAGCCAGTCAAACGCGTCCTGTAGGGCGTCTGTACTCTGACCCGGTGAGCCGGTGCCTGTGCGGCTCCAGGGTACTTGAATTCCTGTACTGCCAAAATTGTGGAGACGTCTTCCTGGGAGGATACGTACCCACCGGTTCGACCCAGCCTCCGGGAAAGCCAGTAACCCTGTTGGCAGACCTGTCCGACATTGAACATCTACCCGATCAGGTGGGTCTCGAGCGGACAGCCAATAACTACCTTCTGTACTGGCCACAAAAGCAGAACCCGGATCTGGAGGACCGGGAATGGACTGCAGACGGCAAAAAAGTAGAGTACGCATTCCGACGCTCAATCCTCAGGCCTGAAACAGGCGAGCTCCGTCCGACGGCAAGTAATGACCACACAGGCTGGACGTTTCAGGTGGCAACACCGGCAAGCAAGCGTGGCCAGAATTCTGGCGAGTTCAAACGTAACCCCGAGCAGTTGTCGCCATTCCCGACGAGGTGTCCTAATTGCGCTGATGACTGGGAGATAACCCACACTGCTGATGGGCCCGTGGCGGCTGCAGACATAAAACGTCAGAGATCACCCATTCGGGCCATGCGCACTGGTTTCGAAAAAATAAATCAGGTGCTCATTACAGAACTGCTCCAAGACCTCGAGCCCGCGAACCGGAAAACCATCGTCTTCACTGACAGCCGACAGGACGCCGCCAAGTTATCGTCCGGAATCAGCCTCAGGCACTACCAGGATCTTTTGCGGTTGCTCCTCCGTACAGAACTTGCGGCAGCAGATCAGGTATTGGCCGATATTCCGGTAGCCAAGGAACATATAGTCGACGGAAAGAAGACCGCAGAGTCAAAGGACGCAATCAAACGCCTGCGCTCCAAGGATCTGAACGCATTCACCCTCCTGCAGGACGTGTGGGACCTTGAGAGTGAAGTGCCAGAAGACGAAGCCATCCGCCAGCTTGCTCAGTCCCCTTCACTTCCCGTACTCACTGACCGTGTTAGTCAGCGGCTGGTGGAAATGGGCATAAATCCCGGCGGCCCATCGGCCTCCCTCCAGCAAACGGACGAGAAGTCCCCCTCATCCTGGTCGCTTATCTACCGCTGGGATCCTTCGCCAGCGCGGAAAACAGATTTATCCACTGCTCAAAAGAAACTTGAGGATGCCATAGACAAAAACCTGCAGAAGGAGATCATTGACGGGCTGTTTTCCGGGGTAGGACGCGACTATGAGTCTCTTGGCCTAGGTTGGGTTGGACTTGTAGGATCTGTCACCCCCGCTGAGAATATCCCGTCCTCACCTGCTGCCATGGCACAGTCCAGCCTGCGCATTCTTGCAGGAATGCGCCGATTCGCCGGCATGAGGAATGGATCCAACACGCCACCTAGAAAGCTGAAGACCTTCTGGCAGGCAGTCACGTTGAAGTTCGACATGGACATTGATGACGTTCAAACGTCGGTTCAGAAGGTATGGGGCGACGCAGTATCCGACTTCCTAATCCACGCCGATAAAGCAACTATTTACCAGCCCTCCAGCAGTGAATGGACATGTCAGAACTGCCGTCGTCGGCACCTGGTGTACGGATGCGGGCTGTGCACGTACTGCGGTAAGGACCTCCCAGAAGCAACTGCTCACGGGACAGATCTTGATTATTACGGTCATAAGGCCACGCATGAACAGGGCCAGTTCCGACTCACAGCGGCCGAACTTACCGGCCAAACCGACAGGCTCGCCGCCCAATCCCGACAAGCCCGGTTCCAGAATGTTTTCCTCAACCAGACGGAGAACAAGAAGTCCGATGGGATTGAGCTACTCTCCGTCACCACAACGATGGAAGCTGGTGTCGACATCGGTGCCCTCGATTCCGTCATCTTGGCCAACATGCCACCTAGCCGCTTCAACTACCAGCAGCGTGTAGGGCGTGCCGGCCGACGTCTGACGCCCATGGCGGTGTCACTTACGGTGTGCCGGGGCCGCAGCCACGATGAGTATTACTTTGGACGGCCCGAACTCATCACCAACGAGCCAACACCAAAGCCTTACCTCGCACTCAACCGTCCAGAAATATATACGCGTGCTTTGAGAAGTGAAACCCTTCGGCGTGCATTCATCGACTTTGCCGACGTCCTTGTCATGGATGACGAATTCTCCGGACTAGGTAACAACACACACGGCCAATTCGGGTTGGTATCGGGCTGGGCCAAAGTCAAGCCACTGCTAAGTCGATGGCTTGAAAACAACGGGTCAACAGTTGAGAAGGCGGTGAACGGCTTAGCCACATACACGAACCTTGGCCAAGATGACTTGGACGCCGCACGTGCCAGTATCGCGTCCCTGGTCGAGGATATTTCCGTGGTTGCCTTCAGTGACGTCCCCGGTCACTCCGACCTCAGTCAGCGGTTAGCCGAAAGCGGTCTCCTGCCTATGTTCGGTTTCCCTTCGAAAGTTCGGGACCTCTACCTTAAGAAACCAAGCTCCGCTTTCCCCTGGCCGCCCGACAATGTAATTGACCGCGATGCAGCGATGGCAGTTAACCAGTTCGCTCCGGGCAGTGAGCTTGTACGCGACGGGAAAATTTATCCTGTCATCGGAGCGGCCTCGTTCTACCCCGCTGGTCGCACAGTCGCCGCTGAGGACAATGCATTGGGAGACCAACGACTAATCGACGTCTGCAGGCAGTGTGCATACGTGGAAGAAAAACCATCAGGCTCAGAATACGCAGGAGGCCCTTGCCCCCAGTGTGGCGCTGACTCCGGAATCTTCAGCACCATCGATCTCCGGGAGCCCAAAGGATATCGCGCTGGTACCCCCCGAGATTTCGACGGCAATTTCTCTTGGTCACCCAAGTCAACCTCAACTCGGGCTGTCGCCGACCTCCAAAGACTGCTCTCCGTTTCCCTCCCCGGTTCAGTCGCATATTCGGGCCGTGGGAAGAGGTACGTAATCAATGACAACTCCGGCAAATCCTTCCAGTTCAAGCAAGCCCTCCCGAATGATTACTGGGGCGGCTATGTAGCCATAGCTCCTGATGGGACCAGCGCGGTGCACACCGATCAGTCCGAATCTTCCATCGCTGCTGCGTTGGGAACCATTCAACCGACAGACTTCCTGTTTTACGGACCTCGTTCAGCAGTGATCAAATCACAGGGGCTGCGGCTGGATTTGAGCAGCGGAATACCTCAACAACACGGATCGTATGACTCTATTCAAGGCCGCCGAGCCGCTTGGTACTCCCTGAGCTTCTTAATGAGGACAGTGGCTGCCAAAAAGCTCGACATACAATCCCAGGAATTCAACGCGGGAATCTACACCGGACTCAAGGACGGTCAGCCGACCACGTTTGCTTTCCTTGCTGACACATTGGAGAACGGCGCGGGCTTTAGCAGCCACCTGGGAAGCCCCGAAATCCTCCAGGAATATCTCGCCGAAGTTGACACATACCTGGACGAGTTGGCGGGTGAGCACTCACTCGAGTGCTCGTCTTCCTGCTACCGTTGTCTGCGCGATTATTCGAATATGGCATACCACGCACTCCTTGACTGGCGCCTGGCCAGAGACCTGAAAGCAGTTCTAGACGGCCATAGCCTGACCGTTGAGCTCGACAAACAACGGCAAGCCATGAAGAACTGGGCGTCGGTCTACAACGTCTCCACACTCCAGAATGACTTCGCCGCCTGCGCCATCTGGGACAAACCAGCCGAGGGACGCATCGCGGTGATCCTGCGCCACCCCCTCGAATCAGGAGAGGCTGCCCTTTTGTCGGACAGACTGGCAAAGGCAACAGCACAGATTAACGCAGAACAGGTCGGCTTGGATGGAGTTGTCTATGTGGATACGTTCATGCTTGACCGCAACCCCAGCCATGTCATCAACCTATTCCGTAGCCTTAGAACCAATGGCTGA
- a CDS encoding DNA cytosine methyltransferase gives MDEMKRASELTVVEICAGAGGQSLGLHLAGFRHTLAVELDRDAAQTLERNLSRLAAAEGQPEPKVAVGDVADESVWNPAEHARVSLLAGGVPCPPFSIAGKQLGSSDERDLFAWAVEAAGRMQPDAVLLENVRGLSMPRFAGYRQAVLDRLAELGYHADWRLLEAKDYGVPQLRPRFILVALREEFAPYFNWPEPTPAVQTVGSALYDLMAANGWPGAEIWAKRADRIAPTIVGGSKKHGGPDLGPTRAKRDWRALGVDGLGIADAAPGPDVPVDFVPKLTNQMVARIQGWSGQAYEWDFAERKGRKTTTYRQIGNAFPPPVARAVGVAIASALRKDGTPTGRHGAGSHDEVYRALREHAGFVSFAGLRKALGGSLADSEIERRIDFISRDFEVELRVRRGVPMYKLGEWRAFRGQANHARHEVFAVDRLRAKVS, from the coding sequence ATGGATGAAATGAAACGCGCTAGTGAGCTGACAGTGGTCGAGATCTGCGCTGGGGCAGGTGGTCAGAGCCTCGGGTTGCACCTTGCGGGGTTCCGGCACACACTGGCAGTTGAGCTTGACCGCGACGCGGCCCAAACCCTCGAGCGTAATCTTTCTCGCCTTGCAGCCGCTGAGGGGCAGCCGGAGCCGAAAGTTGCGGTGGGGGACGTCGCTGACGAGTCAGTGTGGAACCCCGCCGAACATGCGCGAGTCTCGCTGCTCGCGGGTGGAGTGCCCTGCCCCCCGTTCTCGATTGCCGGTAAGCAACTCGGCTCGTCGGATGAGCGCGATTTGTTCGCCTGGGCCGTCGAGGCTGCTGGTCGCATGCAGCCTGACGCGGTGCTGCTGGAGAACGTCCGCGGGCTATCGATGCCGCGTTTTGCCGGGTATCGACAGGCCGTCCTCGACCGGTTGGCCGAGCTGGGTTACCACGCCGACTGGCGGCTGCTTGAGGCGAAGGATTACGGTGTCCCGCAATTACGGCCTCGCTTCATCCTCGTGGCTCTGCGCGAAGAATTCGCGCCCTACTTCAACTGGCCTGAACCGACCCCTGCGGTACAGACGGTGGGCTCTGCACTCTATGACCTGATGGCAGCGAACGGGTGGCCGGGCGCCGAGATCTGGGCGAAGAGGGCCGACCGGATTGCCCCGACCATTGTGGGCGGCTCCAAAAAGCATGGCGGGCCTGACCTCGGCCCGACACGGGCGAAGCGCGATTGGCGCGCCCTCGGAGTCGACGGCCTTGGGATCGCAGACGCAGCGCCGGGCCCCGATGTCCCAGTGGACTTCGTCCCCAAGCTGACGAATCAGATGGTTGCCCGCATTCAGGGCTGGTCGGGCCAGGCGTACGAGTGGGACTTTGCCGAGCGCAAAGGGCGAAAAACTACAACCTACAGGCAGATCGGTAACGCGTTTCCCCCACCGGTAGCCCGTGCTGTCGGGGTCGCTATCGCATCCGCATTACGTAAAGACGGAACTCCGACCGGTCGCCACGGCGCGGGCAGCCATGACGAGGTCTACCGCGCGCTACGTGAGCATGCTGGTTTTGTCTCGTTCGCAGGGTTGCGGAAGGCGCTCGGAGGGAGTCTCGCCGACAGTGAGATCGAGCGCAGGATTGACTTTATCAGCCGTGACTTTGAGGTTGAGCTGCGCGTTCGCCGCGGGGTGCCAATGTACAAGCTGGGGGAGTGGCGGGCGTTCCGCGGGCAGGCGAACCACGCCCGCCACGAAGTGTTTGCGGTCGATCGCTTGCGCGCCAAGGTTAGCTAG
- a CDS encoding ParB N-terminal domain-containing protein, producing the protein MPDFGIPPKGEEIKAVIDQRLKLAMTENGAKVTIDWRGEPRHLYVISVPVEMLYFNPDTHRIRAQRTLDPERDRAIEENPWGQVAQDYLHDLLRQRPSNPDQTDPDFTALMDELDDVGQREPGIVTPHGILVDGNTRAAALIDLGEQNIRVGVLPEDTSRKDINAVELSLQLRKDRRRDYSYINRLIAIDEELGRGRTEADVAKDFNIKLATLQRDRWVYALILDAIDRSKTADGAALRLIDFEQHQEKLRELHRDFSKLAMTDSDAAKTLMQSRLAMVLLDYPKTSLRLAEADFHTRYLESRLPEDLKPNLSILEEVLVPGIPGAVLPRQSSASAAAEALTNRLLRAKATATDGKSANPADVAWAASVMKQARDTFDTAVKLAGQNAELVKRQTAVPERLTDAADYVTQCASEFAEAKAKRALDDEAFDDALIVLRDSLQSLARQAGRTFSAPGEGVAWLLNAVRST; encoded by the coding sequence ATGCCAGACTTCGGCATTCCTCCCAAGGGGGAGGAGATCAAGGCGGTCATCGACCAGCGCCTCAAACTGGCGATGACTGAAAACGGTGCGAAGGTCACGATTGACTGGCGTGGTGAGCCCCGCCACCTGTATGTGATTTCCGTGCCGGTCGAGATGCTCTACTTCAACCCGGATACCCACCGAATTCGTGCTCAGCGGACCCTCGACCCAGAACGCGATAGGGCCATTGAGGAGAACCCCTGGGGTCAAGTAGCCCAGGACTACCTCCACGACCTGCTTAGGCAGCGGCCGTCCAACCCGGACCAAACGGACCCCGATTTCACCGCACTGATGGACGAGCTGGACGACGTCGGCCAGCGCGAACCAGGGATCGTTACCCCTCACGGGATCCTGGTCGACGGCAACACTCGAGCCGCCGCGCTGATCGATCTCGGCGAGCAGAACATCAGGGTCGGCGTTCTGCCGGAAGACACTTCGCGTAAAGACATCAACGCCGTGGAGTTGTCTCTCCAGCTGCGGAAGGACCGCCGGCGAGACTACTCCTACATCAATCGACTCATCGCGATCGACGAAGAACTTGGGCGCGGGCGCACGGAAGCCGATGTTGCGAAGGATTTCAATATCAAGCTTGCGACGCTGCAGCGAGACCGCTGGGTCTACGCGCTAATACTCGACGCGATTGACCGCAGTAAGACCGCGGACGGGGCGGCCCTGCGTCTGATTGATTTCGAACAGCACCAGGAAAAGCTACGTGAGCTCCACCGCGACTTTTCGAAGCTGGCTATGACCGACTCTGATGCTGCCAAAACCCTGATGCAGTCGCGCCTGGCAATGGTCCTCCTGGACTACCCGAAGACCTCCTTGCGTCTCGCTGAGGCAGACTTCCACACGCGATATCTCGAGAGCCGTCTCCCGGAGGACCTGAAACCGAACTTGTCCATTTTGGAAGAGGTTTTAGTCCCGGGTATTCCCGGGGCGGTCCTACCAAGGCAGAGTAGTGCTTCTGCCGCAGCCGAAGCTCTCACAAACCGGCTTCTCCGTGCCAAGGCGACGGCGACTGATGGCAAGAGCGCGAATCCCGCGGATGTCGCATGGGCTGCCAGTGTCATGAAGCAGGCGCGAGATACGTTCGACACCGCCGTGAAGCTTGCTGGGCAGAACGCAGAACTCGTAAAGCGGCAGACCGCGGTACCAGAGCGGCTGACTGATGCAGCGGACTACGTCACTCAATGTGCAAGCGAGTTCGCTGAGGCGAAGGCAAAGCGAGCCCTCGACGACGAGGCTTTTGACGACGCACTGATCGTGCTCCGCGATAGCCTCCAAAGCCTCGCCCGCCAGGCTGGACGCACCTTCTCCGCGCCCGGGGAAGGTGTTGCCTGGCTCCTCAACGCCGTCCGGTCCACGTGA
- a CDS encoding DEAD/DEAH box helicase encodes MMPDQPSLSIGLALEVTRARLVARPGLEDDLRRLAVGFRTSVQRSPGSVEIELDDLLTNLEVLSRWPHTADGDVLWDGQLQALVVDSLHDAQTLSGQLHDRRAEAAVGSEAVHGLLGPEWTGDLTSFQLRDIAKLLSLRHGANFSVPGAGKTRVGLAVFHALRRQENLERLLIVGPKSSYDAWCYENRECLQPPLSMEVADGVPASTVEAIIVNYERLPNMVSSLGRWLTERPSMIILDEAHRMKLGADGAYGAACLALGPRGRRRLILTGTPAPNGVRDLENLFGFVWPGTGRQSVLRAVNGGDLADASRTLRPLFTRTTKHELDLPPVETSLRVVPLPPLHAEIYEALVGQFSARATGHEGDFQALGRILVYMLMAATSPALLAVGTTQYEPLAYQVPPLPVPERSSLYQLMQDLPTYEMSPKYQEVLAIVSENAAQGRKTLVWSTFIRSLNTLQRILARFGPAVVHGGTPDREEQIKRFRSDPGCMVLLSNPATLGEGISLHHECHDAIYVDRDFAAGRFLQSLDRIHRLGLRPDTTTRITVLAAEGTIDEVVAARLASKLKFMGGILDDPAVQQLADLDEEPPVGGGLDQADLQSLMGHLRASTT; translated from the coding sequence ATGATGCCCGACCAGCCAAGCCTCAGCATCGGCCTCGCGTTGGAGGTTACGCGCGCCCGGCTCGTCGCTCGGCCAGGGCTGGAGGATGACCTCCGTAGGCTGGCAGTCGGCTTCCGCACTAGCGTGCAACGGTCGCCCGGTAGTGTCGAGATTGAGCTCGACGACCTCCTAACAAACCTTGAGGTACTCAGCAGATGGCCGCATACGGCAGATGGTGATGTGCTTTGGGACGGACAGCTACAGGCGCTCGTAGTCGACTCGCTGCATGATGCTCAGACACTGTCTGGTCAGTTGCATGACCGCAGAGCGGAGGCGGCAGTGGGTTCCGAAGCTGTCCACGGCCTTCTCGGGCCTGAATGGACAGGAGACCTCACATCCTTTCAGCTGCGCGACATCGCCAAGCTGCTGTCGCTTCGGCACGGAGCCAACTTCTCCGTCCCGGGTGCTGGTAAGACGAGAGTCGGACTTGCTGTATTTCACGCGCTGAGACGCCAAGAGAATCTCGAGCGACTACTCATCGTCGGACCCAAGTCCAGCTATGACGCGTGGTGCTATGAGAACAGGGAATGCCTGCAGCCGCCGCTGTCTATGGAGGTGGCCGATGGCGTCCCAGCTAGCACTGTGGAAGCAATCATCGTCAACTATGAGCGCCTCCCCAACATGGTCAGCTCGCTTGGTCGCTGGCTCACAGAGCGGCCCTCTATGATCATCCTCGATGAGGCCCATCGCATGAAGCTCGGGGCGGACGGTGCATACGGCGCAGCCTGCCTCGCTCTCGGCCCTCGCGGGCGGCGCCGGCTTATCCTTACGGGGACACCAGCCCCGAACGGGGTCAGGGACCTCGAAAACCTCTTCGGATTCGTGTGGCCCGGTACTGGTCGCCAAAGCGTACTCCGGGCGGTGAACGGTGGCGACCTTGCCGATGCCAGCCGCACGCTCAGACCTCTCTTCACACGAACGACCAAACATGAGCTCGATCTGCCGCCAGTGGAGACCAGCCTGCGAGTTGTACCGCTGCCTCCTTTGCACGCTGAAATTTATGAGGCCCTCGTTGGGCAGTTCTCCGCGCGCGCGACCGGACACGAGGGCGACTTCCAGGCGCTTGGCCGAATTTTGGTATACATGCTCATGGCTGCGACCAGCCCTGCCCTACTCGCAGTCGGGACCACGCAGTATGAGCCGCTTGCATACCAAGTGCCGCCGCTGCCGGTTCCCGAGCGATCATCGCTCTACCAGCTGATGCAGGACCTTCCAACCTACGAGATGTCGCCGAAATACCAGGAAGTGCTTGCGATAGTCAGCGAGAATGCTGCCCAGGGTCGAAAGACGCTCGTATGGTCAACGTTTATCCGCAGCCTCAACACGCTGCAGAGAATTCTGGCGAGGTTTGGCCCTGCCGTGGTCCACGGGGGCACCCCCGATCGCGAAGAGCAGATCAAACGGTTTCGGAGTGACCCTGGCTGTATGGTGCTGCTGTCCAATCCTGCAACGCTCGGCGAGGGGATCAGCCTGCATCACGAGTGCCACGACGCGATTTACGTTGACCGAGACTTCGCCGCCGGGCGCTTCCTGCAGAGCCTAGACCGTATTCACCGTCTTGGGCTCAGGCCGGACACCACGACACGAATCACCGTTCTCGCCGCAGAAGGCACCATCGATGAGGTGGTCGCGGCACGGCTCGCGAGCAAGCTGAAGTTTATGGGAGGCATCCTCGACGATCCAGCGGTTCAGCAGCTGGCTGATCTGGACGAGGAGCCTCCGGTCGGTGGAGGTTTGGACCAGGCGGACCTTCAGTCGCTGATGGGCCACTTGCGTGCGTCTACCACCTGA